The Polynucleobacter necessarius genome has a window encoding:
- the rplJ gene encoding 50S ribosomal protein L10: protein MPLNVQDKKAIVADVGAQLAGAQTVVLAEYRGIPVEQLTKLRASARDQGVYLRVLKNTLARRAAQGTQFEPLADSMVGPLIYGISADPIASAKVLQNFAKTQDKLVITAGLYSGKLLDVAGVKALATIPSRDELLSQLLGVMLAPVSAMARVLGAVAAQKSAGAPTPVAAPVVEAAASEAVAEPEAAAPEAGTETPQTPAAE, encoded by the coding sequence GTGCCTTTGAATGTACAAGACAAAAAAGCGATTGTTGCTGATGTCGGCGCTCAATTGGCTGGAGCTCAAACAGTCGTGCTCGCTGAATACCGTGGTATTCCAGTAGAGCAGTTGACAAAGCTACGTGCTAGCGCACGTGACCAAGGTGTATATCTTCGCGTTTTGAAGAACACATTGGCACGCCGTGCTGCACAAGGCACACAGTTTGAGCCTCTTGCTGATTCGATGGTTGGCCCCTTGATCTATGGCATCTCTGCTGATCCGATTGCTTCGGCAAAAGTATTGCAGAACTTTGCTAAGACTCAAGACAAGCTAGTCATTACTGCTGGCTTATATAGCGGCAAGTTGTTAGACGTTGCGGGCGTTAAAGCTCTTGCAACAATTCCAAGCCGCGACGAGTTGTTATCTCAGTTGTTAGGTGTGATGTTGGCACCAGTATCTGCGATGGCTCGCGTATTGGGCGCAGTAGCAGCGCAAAAATCAGCCGGAGCACCTACTCCAGTTGCAGCACCTGTAGTTGAAGCAGCAGCCTCAGAAGCAGTCGCTGAGCCTGAAGCCGCAGCCCCAGAAGCTGGAACAGAAACACCGCAAACCCCTGCCGCTGAATAA
- the rplL gene encoding 50S ribosomal protein L7/L12: MAITKEEIIDAVGSMSVMDLNDLVKAFEEKFGVSAAAMAVAGPAGGGAAAAGEEQTEFTVNLLEAGANKVSVIKAVREITGLGLKEAKDLVDGAPKPIKEAVDKKTAEEAKKKLEEAGAKAELK; this comes from the coding sequence ATGGCGATTACCAAAGAAGAAATCATTGATGCAGTAGGCAGCATGTCCGTAATGGATTTGAACGACTTGGTTAAGGCGTTCGAAGAGAAGTTTGGCGTTTCAGCTGCAGCGATGGCTGTTGCTGGTCCTGCTGGTGGTGGCGCAGCTGCTGCTGGTGAAGAGCAAACAGAATTCACTGTTAACTTGCTCGAAGCTGGCGCAAACAAAGTTTCAGTAATTAAGGCTGTTCGTGAAATCACTGGTCTTGGCTTGAAAGAAGCTAAAGACTTAGTTGATGGCGCACCAAAGCCAATCAAAGAAGCTGTTGATAAGAAGACTGCTGAAGAAGCTAAGAAGAAGCTTGAAGAAGCTGGCGCTAAAGCAGAACTCAAGTAA
- the rpoB gene encoding DNA-directed RNA polymerase subunit beta encodes MNYSFTERKRVRKSFAKRVNNHQVPCLIATQLESYAKFLQAEKPAMSRLTEGLQAAVTSAFPIVSNNGYARMEYVSYQLSQPPFDVKECQQRGYTYHSALRVKVRLIIYDREAPTKVKEVKESEVYMGEIPLMTNNGSFVINGTERVIVSQLRRSPGVFFEHDKGKTHSSGKLLFSARIIPYRGSWLDFEFDPKDILYFRVDRRRKMPVTILLKAIGLNNEQILANCFNFDHFSLGANGASMEFVPERLRGQMASFDVLDKNGVVVIQKDKRINAKHIRELEAAKTKNIVVPDDYLVGRVVARNIIDPDSGEILAYANDEITEELLATLRDAGIKQLETIYTNDLDSGAYISQTLRTDETADQMAARIAIYRMMRPGEPPTEDAVEALFRRLFYNEDSYDLSRVGRMKVNSRLGRSEMEGKVVLSDEDILDTIKSLVDLRNGKGEVDDIDHLGNRRVRCVGELAENQFRAGLSRVERAVKERLGQAETENLMPHDLINSKPISSAIREFFGSSQLSQFMDQTNPLSEITHKRRISALGPGGLTRERAGFEVRDVHPTHYGRVCPIETPEGPNIGLINSLALFARLNEHGFLETPYRKVSNSKVSDEVVYLSAIEEAKYVIAQANATIDKSGKLADELVSARQAGETMMVSPERIDFIDVAPSQIVSAAASLVPFLEHDDANRALMGANMQRQAVPCLRPDKPLVGTGLERIVAVDSGTVILASRGGIVDYVDANRVVIRVNDDETAAGEVGVDIYNLIKYTRSNQNTNINQRPIVQAGDRVARGDVVADGASTDLGELALGQNMTVAFMPWNGYNFEDSILISEKVVADDRYTSIHIEELSVVARDTKLGSEEITRDISNLAESQLSRLDESGIVYIGAEVEAGDVLVGKVTPKGETTLTPEEKLLRAIFGEKASDVKDTSLRVSSGMIGTVIDVQVFTREGIERDARAQSIIQEELQRYRLDLNDQLRIVEGDAFMRLEKLLIGKVANGGPQKLAKGTKLDKEYLASLDKYYWFDVHPADDEVATQAEAIKSSIEAKRKQFDEAFEEKRTKLTQGDDLQPGVTKMVKVYLAVKRRLQPGDKMAGRHGNKGVVSKIAPAEDMPFMADGRPVDIVLNPLGVPSRMNVGQILETHLGWAAQGIGKRIDEMVRQQAKQAELRKFMKQLYNETGRIEDIDNFTDEQITVLAENLRQGLPFATPVFDGATEAEIGRMLELAYPDEVATALKMTPSRQQMILCDGRTGDQFERPVTVGVMHVLKLHHLVDDKMHARSTGPYSLVTQQPLGGKAQFGGQRFGEMEVWALEAYGASYVLQEMLTVKSDDVAGRTKVYENIVKGEHTIDAGMPESFNVLVKEIRSLGIDIDMERN; translated from the coding sequence ATGAACTACAGCTTCACCGAACGCAAGCGAGTCCGTAAAAGCTTTGCTAAGCGAGTAAATAATCATCAGGTTCCATGCCTGATTGCAACGCAGCTGGAATCCTACGCTAAATTTTTACAGGCTGAAAAGCCAGCAATGTCTCGTCTTACAGAGGGACTTCAAGCTGCCGTTACATCAGCATTCCCAATTGTGTCCAACAATGGCTACGCACGTATGGAATACGTGTCATATCAGTTGTCACAGCCACCGTTTGACGTTAAAGAATGTCAACAACGTGGTTACACATACCACTCAGCCTTACGTGTAAAAGTTCGCTTGATTATTTATGATCGCGAAGCACCTACTAAGGTTAAAGAGGTAAAAGAGAGCGAAGTCTACATGGGTGAAATTCCACTCATGACTAATAACGGCTCTTTTGTGATCAACGGTACTGAGCGCGTCATCGTTTCTCAGTTACGCCGTTCCCCAGGCGTGTTCTTCGAGCACGATAAGGGCAAGACACATAGCTCAGGTAAGTTGCTGTTCTCAGCGCGCATCATTCCTTACCGTGGTTCATGGCTCGATTTTGAGTTTGATCCAAAAGACATTCTCTATTTCCGCGTTGACCGTCGTCGTAAGATGCCCGTCACCATTTTGCTCAAAGCAATTGGTTTAAACAACGAGCAGATTCTTGCAAACTGCTTTAACTTTGATCATTTCTCATTGGGCGCAAATGGCGCTTCTATGGAATTTGTTCCAGAGCGTTTGCGTGGCCAAATGGCCAGCTTTGATGTGCTAGATAAGAATGGCGTTGTTGTCATTCAAAAAGACAAGCGTATCAATGCAAAACATATTCGTGAGCTCGAAGCTGCTAAGACAAAGAACATCGTTGTCCCAGATGATTACTTAGTTGGTCGCGTAGTTGCACGTAATATCATTGATCCAGACTCTGGTGAAATTCTAGCTTACGCTAATGATGAAATCACTGAAGAGTTGTTGGCTACATTGCGCGATGCAGGCATTAAGCAATTGGAAACCATCTACACCAATGATTTGGATTCTGGCGCATACATTTCACAGACATTGCGTACTGATGAAACTGCAGATCAAATGGCTGCTCGTATTGCCATTTATCGCATGATGCGCCCTGGTGAGCCTCCAACAGAAGATGCTGTTGAAGCCTTGTTCCGGCGCTTGTTCTACAACGAAGATAGTTACGATTTATCACGCGTTGGTCGTATGAAAGTAAACAGCCGTCTCGGTCGTTCTGAGATGGAAGGCAAAGTGGTTTTGTCGGACGAAGATATCCTCGACACCATTAAGTCTTTGGTTGACTTGCGTAACGGTAAAGGCGAAGTCGATGACATCGATCACTTAGGTAATCGTCGCGTACGTTGCGTAGGTGAGTTGGCTGAGAATCAATTCCGTGCTGGTTTGTCACGTGTTGAGCGTGCGGTTAAAGAACGTCTCGGCCAAGCCGAAACAGAAAACCTCATGCCGCATGATTTGATTAACAGCAAGCCAATCTCTTCAGCGATTCGTGAGTTCTTCGGTTCTTCACAGCTGTCCCAGTTTATGGACCAAACAAACCCATTGTCAGAGATTACGCACAAGCGTCGTATTTCTGCATTGGGACCTGGTGGTTTGACGCGCGAGCGCGCAGGTTTCGAAGTGCGCGACGTACACCCAACCCACTACGGACGTGTTTGCCCAATTGAAACTCCAGAAGGACCAAACATTGGTCTGATCAACTCACTCGCGTTGTTTGCGCGTTTGAATGAACATGGTTTCTTAGAGACCCCATACCGTAAAGTTTCCAATAGCAAAGTAAGCGACGAAGTGGTTTACCTCTCTGCGATTGAAGAAGCGAAATACGTGATTGCTCAGGCAAACGCAACGATCGACAAGAGTGGTAAGTTGGCCGATGAATTGGTTTCAGCGCGTCAAGCTGGTGAGACCATGATGGTTAGCCCAGAGCGTATCGATTTCATCGACGTTGCCCCTAGTCAGATCGTTTCTGCTGCTGCTTCATTGGTTCCATTCTTGGAGCATGACGATGCGAACCGTGCGTTGATGGGTGCGAATATGCAACGTCAAGCGGTTCCTTGCTTGCGTCCAGATAAACCATTGGTTGGCACAGGTTTAGAGCGTATCGTTGCGGTTGACTCAGGTACAGTTATTTTGGCTTCCCGTGGCGGTATCGTTGACTACGTTGACGCTAACCGTGTAGTTATTCGTGTAAACGATGACGAGACAGCGGCCGGTGAAGTTGGTGTGGATATTTATAACCTCATCAAGTACACCCGTTCTAACCAAAATACCAACATTAACCAACGTCCAATCGTTCAGGCTGGTGATCGTGTAGCCCGTGGCGACGTAGTTGCTGACGGCGCATCTACCGATTTGGGTGAATTGGCTTTGGGTCAAAACATGACTGTGGCATTTATGCCATGGAACGGTTACAACTTCGAAGATTCAATCTTGATCTCTGAGAAAGTTGTTGCTGACGACCGTTACACCTCTATTCATATTGAAGAGTTGTCGGTTGTTGCTCGTGATACCAAGCTTGGTTCAGAAGAAATTACACGCGATATCTCCAACTTGGCTGAGTCACAACTCTCCCGTTTGGATGAGAGCGGTATTGTTTATATCGGTGCTGAGGTTGAAGCTGGTGACGTATTGGTTGGTAAAGTTACTCCTAAGGGTGAGACTACTCTCACTCCAGAAGAGAAGTTACTGCGTGCGATCTTCGGTGAAAAAGCATCTGACGTTAAAGATACTTCTTTGCGCGTTTCATCTGGAATGATCGGTACCGTTATTGATGTTCAAGTCTTCACCCGCGAAGGCATTGAGCGCGATGCACGTGCGCAGTCAATTATTCAAGAAGAATTACAACGCTATCGTTTGGACTTAAACGACCAGTTGCGTATTGTTGAAGGCGATGCCTTCATGCGTTTAGAAAAGCTGTTGATTGGCAAAGTTGCCAATGGTGGTCCTCAGAAATTAGCTAAAGGCACTAAGCTCGACAAGGAATACCTTGCCAGCCTAGATAAATACTATTGGTTTGATGTTCATCCAGCAGATGATGAGGTTGCCACACAGGCTGAGGCAATCAAATCTTCTATCGAAGCGAAGCGTAAGCAATTTGATGAGGCTTTTGAAGAGAAGCGCACCAAGCTTACCCAAGGTGATGATTTGCAGCCTGGCGTAACGAAGATGGTTAAGGTGTACTTGGCAGTTAAGCGTCGCTTACAGCCTGGCGACAAGATGGCCGGTCGTCACGGTAATAAAGGTGTGGTTTCTAAAATCGCTCCTGCAGAAGACATGCCATTTATGGCTGACGGACGCCCTGTTGATATCGTCTTGAACCCATTGGGCGTTCCTTCCCGTATGAACGTAGGTCAGATCTTGGAAACCCACTTAGGTTGGGCAGCTCAAGGTATTGGTAAGCGTATTGATGAGATGGTTCGTCAACAAGCTAAGCAAGCTGAACTCCGCAAGTTCATGAAGCAGCTTTACAACGAAACCGGTCGTATCGAAGATATCGATAACTTCACTGATGAGCAGATTACTGTTTTGGCTGAGAATTTACGCCAAGGCTTGCCATTTGCTACTCCAGTATTTGACGGTGCAACCGAAGCTGAAATCGGCCGCATGCTGGAGTTGGCTTATCCAGATGAAGTAGCTACTGCATTGAAGATGACGCCTTCACGTCAGCAAATGATTTTGTGTGACGGCCGTACTGGCGATCAGTTTGAGCGTCCTGTAACTGTTGGCGTAATGCACGTCTTGAAACTCCACCATTTGGTCGATGACAAGATGCACGCACGTTCAACCGGACCTTACTCTTTAGTAACGCAACAGCCACTTGGCGGTAAAGCTCAGTTTGGTGGTCAGCGCTTTGGTGAGATGGAAGTTTGGGCCCTCGAAGCATACGGCGCTTCATATGTCTTGCAGGAAATGCTGACAGTGAAGTCCGATGACGTCGCAGGCCGTACCAAGGTTTACGAAAACATCGTCAAGGGCGAGCACACAATTGATGCTGGCATGCCCGAATCCTTTAACGTGTTGGTAAAAGAAATCCGCTCGTTGGGTATTGACATTGACATGGAGCGCAACTGA